A window of the Lactuca sativa cultivar Salinas chromosome 7, Lsat_Salinas_v11, whole genome shotgun sequence genome harbors these coding sequences:
- the LOC111914300 gene encoding heavy metal-associated isoprenylated plant protein 28, translating into MGIIEMRVHVDCPGCEDKIRKALQRLKGVENVDIDMGLQKVTVTGYAEEKKVLKTVRKTGRRAEIWNVPYNPDLRSHNYNVNQYAQQQPQNGGSGHGPGPSATFYTRQPSSASSYNYYKHGYDNHEGYNPVQSSGLIGHQTGAAFSDENTNAACNIM; encoded by the exons ATGGGA ATCATAGAAATGCGAGTACATGTAGATTGTCCAGGATGTGAGGACAAGATCCGAAAAGCTCTTCAAAGACTCAAAG GTGTTGAGAACGTAGATATAGACATGGGGTTACAGAAGGTGACGGTGACTGGATACGCTGAAGAGAAAAAGGTGTTGAAGACCGTGAGAAAGACTGGCCGCCGAGCTGAGATCTGGAACGTACCCTACAACCCTGATCTCCGAAGCCATAACTACAACGTTAATCAATATGCTCAACAGCAACCACAAAACGGTGGTTCTGGCCATGGCCCAGGTCCCTCAGCGACGTTCTACACCAGGCAGCCATCATCGGCATCTTCATACAACTACTACAAACACGGTTATGATAACCACGAGGGTTATAACCCAGTCCAGTCATCAGGTTTAATTGGACACCAGACTGGTGCTGCTTTTAGTGATGAAAATACAAATGCTGCCTGCAACATCATGTag